The DNA segment TCTTCATGCGACTGCTGGACCGGCCGGAGCTGCTCGACCTGGAGGCAGGCATCGTGCTCCAGGCGTACCTGCCCGATGCGCTGGGGGCGATGGTCGAGCTGCAGGAATGGGCCGCCGCCCGGCGGGCCCGTGGCGGTGCGCCGATCAAGGTACGACTGGTGAAGGGTGCCAATCTGCCGATGGAGCAGGTGGAGGCGTCCCTGCACGACTGGCCGCTGGCGACCTGGGGCAGCAAACAGGACTCCGACACCAACTACAAGCGCGTTCTGCACTACGCGCTGCAGCCCGAACATGCCCGCAATGTGCGACTCGGTGTGGCCGGACACAACCTCTTCGACGTCGCCCACGCCTGGTTGCTCGCCGGGAACCTCGGCGTCGTCGATCAGGTCGACTTCGAGATGCTGCTGGGGATGGCGCAGGGTCAGGCCGAGGCGGTACGGCGTACCGTCGGCCAGCTGCTGCTCTACGTACCGGTGGTGCATCCGGAGGACTTCGACGTCGCGATTGCCTATCTGGTGCGCCGGCTGGAGGAGGGCGCCAGCCAGGAGAACTTCATGTCGGCGGTCTTCTCCCTGAACGACGATCCGACGCTCTTCGCCCGGGAGCGTGACCGCTATGTCGCCTCCCTCGCCGGAGTGGACGACCAGATTCCGTTGCCGAACCGGCGGCAGGACCGGCGCAACGAGGATCCGGCCGATTCGATCAAGCCGGTCTTCGACAATGTCCCCGACACCGACCCGGCACTGGCCGGCAACCGGGAGTGGGGGACGACGATCATCGACGCCATCGACGGATCGCAGCTCGGTGAGCAACTGGTCACCGAGCACACGGTGAGCGATGTCGAGGAGCTCGAATCCCTCGTGTCCACCGCAGTCGGCGCCAGTGCCGAGTGGGGAGCGCTCGGCGGTGCCGGTCGGGCGGCGGTGCTGCGCAAGGCGGCGGCCGTGCTCGCTGAGCGTCGGGCCGAACTGCTGGAGGTGATGGGGGCCGAATGCGGCAAGACCCTGGACCAGAGCGACCCCGAGATCTCCGAGGCGATCGACTTCGTCAACTATTACAGCTCGCTGGCCGAACAGCTCGACCAGCTCGACGGCGCCCGTCAGGTGCCGGTGAAGCTGACCGTGGTGACGCCGCCGTGGAACTTCCCGGTCGCCATCCCGACCGGGTCGACCACCGCAGCGTTGGCGGCCGGATCATCGGTGATCATCAAGCCGGCGCCGCAGGCAGCCCGATGCGGGTCGGTGATGGTGCAGGCCCTGTGGGATGCCGGTGTGCCCCGTGCGGTGCTGCAGTTGGTGCACACGGACGAGGGTGAGGTGGGCAAGCGGCTGATCTCGCATCCCGAAGTCGATCGGCTGATCCTCACCGGTGCCTTCGACACCGCATCGCTGTTCCGTGAGTTCCGCCCCGATCTGCCGCTGCTGGCCGAGACCAGCGGGAAGAACGCGATCATCGTCACCCCGCATGCCGATCTTGATCTTGCTGTGAAGGATCTGGTCAACTCCGCCTTCGGTCACGCCGGACAGAAGTGCTCGGCGGCCTCGCTGGGGATCCTGGTCGGCTCGGTCGCAGGCTCGCGCCGTTTCCTTGATCAGCTCACCGACGCCGTGCGCTCGTTGAAGGTGGGCTATCCCTCGGATTCGACCACCCAGATGGGGCCGATCATCGAACCGGCCTCGGGCAAGCTGCGGCGCGCGTTGACCGAGTTGGCCCCGGGCGAGCAGTGGCTGGTCGAGCCGCGACAGCTCGACGACAGCGGTCGCCTGTGGTCGCCGGGCGTGAAGACCGGGGTGGCCCGCGGATCGGAGTTCCATCTCACCGAGTACTTCGGTCCGGTGCTGGGCCTGATCCGGGCCGACGACCTCGCCGAAGCGGTGCAGATCCAGAACCAGGTCGACTACGGTCTGACCGCCGGACTGCACTCCCTCGACCGTGACGAACTGGAGTACTGGTTGGCCGGTGTGCAGGCCGGGAACCTCTACGTCAATCGTGGGATCACCGGTGCGATCGTTCGCCGGCAGCCCTTCGGGGGATGGAAGAAGTCGGCCGTCGGTCCCGGCACCAAGGCCGGTGGCCCGAACTACCTGATCGGGCTGAGCGACTTCGAGACCTCCGGTGCCCGCGACGGTGCGTCGATCAGCGCGGCGATCGAGAAGTTGATCACCGGTGTCGAACTCCCCGACCGCGACCGGGAGTTCCTGGTCCGGTCGACCGGTTCGGATGCCCTTGCCTGGCAACAGGAGTTCGGAGTCACCCGCGACATCAGCGGTCTGCTGGCCGAGCAGAATCATCTGCGTTATGTACCCACCGCAGTGACCATCCGCGACGAGGGTGCGCCGGTGGCCGGACTGCTGCGGGTGCTGGCCGCCGGTGTGCTCAGCGGTGCCCAGGTACGGGTGTCGGTGCCGGCCGCGTTGCCCGACGGCCTGGCCGATCTGGTACGCCGCCACGCCTCCTATGTGGTCGAGGACGATGTCGCCTGGCGGCAACGGCTGACCGGTCCCGACGCTCCCGCGCGGGTGCGCCTGCTGGCCGGTGAGCGGCAACGGTTCGCCGAGCAGAGTGGTGGCCGGGCCGACATCGCCCTCTACGCCCAGCCGGTGACCGAGGCCGGGCGGGTCGAGCTGCTGCCGTACCTGGTCGAACAGGCGGTCTCGATCACCGCGCACCGCTTCGGGTCACCGACCTCCTTGGTCGACGGTCTGTTGTGACGCAGGGCTCCCGGACGGGGATGGCTTCGTGACGAGTCCTCTGGTTAGGCTTACCTGAGTCATTCAGGTGTCCAGCCGGAGGTAGTCCATGAGCTTCAAGGAAGCCAGCAAGTTCACCACCATGTGTGAGGTGGCGGTGATCGCGAATGAGCAGATCAGCCCCAACTTCCGCCGGATCACGGTGGCCGGTGAGGAACTGGCGCAGCTTCCCCGCCATGGCTTCGATCACTGGTTCCGGCTGTTCCTGCCCCAGGAGTCCGGGGAGACCAATTTCGACCTGCCGAAGAAGCTGGGCCTGATCGGCTACGTCAAGTTCATGCGGATGAACTCGGCCACCCGGCCGTACCTGCGCAACTACACGGTGGCCGAGTTCCGCCCCGACCAGCGCGAACTCGACATCGACTTCGTGGTGCACGGCGACCACGGCCCAGCCAGTCGCTGGGCGCAGCGGGCGGGTGCCGGGGACACGGTGGTGCTGGTCGACCAGGGCCGCGGATTCGATCCCGACCCCGGTGCTGCGCAGTACCTGCTGGCCGGTGACGAGACCGTGCTGCCGGCGATCGCCGGGATTCTTCGCGATCTTCCCCGTGAGGCCAGGGGGCTGGCGGTGCTGGAGGTCGCCGACGCAGGGGACCGGCGTGAGCTGGCCGCGCCCGCCGGGTTCGACATCCGCTGGCTGGTCCGCACCGACGAGCATCCCGGGTCGCTGGCACTGGCCGAACTCAAGACCTGGCAGCCCGATGATCCGAAGAGCCTGAGTGCCTACATCTGCGGTGAGCACGAACTGCCTGTGGGCGGTCGACGGCACCTGGTCTCACTCGGCGTACCGAAGTCGCGGATCGCCTTCGTCGGCTACTGGCGCCAGGGCAAGGCCGCCTACTGAACGCGGACCGGGTCGCACCCGGTCGTTCCCGGGGCTGTTTCGTGATCGCCGTACTGGTGAGTAACATAGGTCGCGTACCCTACTGAGGAGACGACCATGGTCGACAGCGTTGCCGAACACACCGACGAGGAACTGCATCCGCCGCTGGAGTTGGGCGTCGAAGCACCCGAGACCGAGTTGGACTCGGCCTGGTTGGGTCGGCATCTCCTGGGCAAGTGGGAGGAACAGCGGCTGGCCGGGCGGCGCAAGGCTGCCGATCCCCGTTATCAGCGCATCGACGGGCTCAGCATGGACGAGCACCGGGCACGGGTCACCGAACAGGTGAAACTGCTGGCCGATGACGGTGCGGCCCTGGCCGCCTTCCCCGCCCGGCTGGGTGGTCGTGATGATCATGGTGGCAACATCGCCGGTTTCGAGGAGCTGGCGCTGGCCGACCCGTCACTGCAGATCAAGGCCGGGGTGCAGTTCGGCCTCTTCGGCGCCGCCATCCTGCACCTGGGCACCGAACGCCATCACGACGAGTTGCTGCCGCCGATGATGAGCCTGCAGAACCCGGGCGCCTTCGCCATGACCGAGACCGGACACGGTTCCGATGTGGCCTCGATCGGTACCACCGCGACCTACGATCCCGCCACCGAGGAGTTCGTGATCCACACCCCCTTCCGGGCGGCCTGGAAGGACTACCTGGGCAATGCCGCGGTGGACGGGCGGGCAGCGGTCGTCTTCGCCCAGTTGATCACCGGCGGCGAGCGCCAGGGTGTGCACGCGTTCTACGTGCCGATCCGCGATGCCGAGGGCAACTTCCTGCCCGGTGTGGGCGGTGAGGACGACGGCCTGAAGGGCGGACTGGGTGGTGTCGACAACGGGCGCCTGCATTTCGACCAGGTCCGGATCCCCCGTACCCAACTGCTGAACAGGTACGGCGATGTGGCCCCCGACGGGACCTACAGCAGCCCGATCGCCAGCCCCGGGCGACGCTTCTTCACCATGCTCGGCACCCTGGTCCAAGGCCGGGTCTCGATCGACGGCGCGGCGGTCGTGGTGTCCAAGGCGGCCCTGGCGATCGCCATCCGTTACGGCGCCGAGCGGCGGCAGTTCCACGCCAGCTCGACCGAGGAGGAAGAGGTCATCCTCGACTACCGCAGCCATCAGCGGCGGTTGTTCACCCGGCTGGCCGACACCTATGCCCGCAGCTACGTCCACGACCGGCTGCTGGACGATCTGGACGAGGTCTTCAGCGGCACCGACGACACCCCCGAACGCCGCGAGGACCTGGAAACCCTGGCGGCCGGGGTCAAGGCGGTCTCCAGCTGGCAGGCCCTGGACATCCTGCAGGAGTGCCGGGAGGCCTGTGGCGGAGCCGGGTTCCTGCAGGCCAATCGGCTCACCCAGCTGCGGGCCGATCTCGATGTCTATGCCACCTTCGAGGGCGACAACACCGTCTTGTTGCAGCTCGTCGGCAAGCGGTTGCTGAGTGATTACGCCAAGCAGTTCAAGGGGGCGAATGCGGCTGCGCTGGCCCAGTTCGCCGCCAAGGAGCTGGCCGGTCGGGCGGCCTCGCTGGTCGGCTTCCACCAGCTCTCCCAGGACGTGGGCGATCTCTGGCGGGCATCCTCGGCCTCGGTCGCCCTGCGACGACGCGCGGTGCAGACCGAGCTGTTGACCGATCGGGTCAGCAGCATCGTCGGTGACATCGCAATGCGCCTGCGCAGCGTCGGACGCGATGACCCCGCGGCTGCGGCGAAGGCCTTCAACAATGTGCAGAACGAACTGCTGGACGCAGCCCGGGCCTGGGTGGAGTTGAAGACCTACGAGGCCTTCGCCGACGCGGTGGCACAGATGCCGGACGCCACCCGGACCGTGATGAAGGATCTGCGGGATCTCTACGCGCTGTGGCTGATCGAGAAGAACCTGGCCTGGTACCTGGCCAATGGCCGGCTCTCCGGCGCCCGGGCGAAGGTCGTCAGTTCCACCATCGAGCGGCTGCTGGTGAAGATCCGCCCGCACGCACTGGGTCTGGTCGATGCCTTCGGCTACGGCGACGAACACCTGCGCGCCGAGATCGCCACCGGTGCCGAGGCCCGGCGGCAGCAGGAGGCAGCGGCTCACCGGGAGTGAGGCTCGGGCCATCCGGTCGAGGCGGCGGCTGACGTGACAGGCTGGCGGGGTGGAGGAGCAACTGCTGGCGCCGTTGGCTGCGGTGAGCATGATCGGCGCCTGGTTCGTCGTCTGTGAGGTGGCCGCGCGCTTCGCCGCCGGTGCCGAGGTGGAACTCTTCCGCAAGGCCGCACATATCGGAGGGACGGTGCTCGCCGCCGGCTCGCTGCTCTGGGTGGAGGTCATCGACTATGTGCTGATCGGGCTCGCCTTCGCCGTGGTGATGGCCGTGCTGCCGCGGTTCGTGCCGTTGCAGGCCATGAGCGAACGAGTCTCCGCCGGGCCGATCGCCTACGGCCTGGGTGTCGCCTGCGCCGCGCTGGTGGCGCCGAATGCGGCGATCTTCGGGGCCGCCCTGCTGATTCTCGGCCTGGCCGACACCGCCGCGGTGGTGATCGGCAAGCGATGGCCGCTGCGCCGGCTGCGCAGCGGCAAGAGCGTCGGCGGAGGCCTCGGCTTCTGGCTGATCGCCGCGATGCTGCTCGCAGGCGTCGGTGCGGTCGCCTGGCCGCTGGCCCTCGCCGTGGCCGTGCTGCTGGCCTTGGTTGAACTGGCCACCCCCGGCGGCTGGGACAACCTCAGCGTGCCGGCTGCCGTGGCCGCGCTGGGCTGGTTGATGGTCTGAGAAGGTCTGGCGTACCGCGCCTCGAGTCGGGCCGGCGTCAGCACGCCGATTTCGTGGCTCCAGATCGTCGAATCGGACCCGCAGTGCGTGATCGGGGCGACTGGAGCCACATTCTCGGTGTCAGGTGCCGGTCAACCTCCCCAGGAATGAAACCCGAGACACCCGCGTTGACCCGTATGATTGAAGAATCAACTAATCAGGAGTCAGGATGCAACTCGGAATCTTCACCGTCGGTGATGTCACCCGCGACCCCACGACCGGCCGTACCGTCAGCGAGCACGAGCGGATCAAGAACACCGTGGTCATGGCGAAGAAGGCCGAGGAGATCGGACTCGACGTGTTCGCCACCGGTGAGCACCACAACCCGCCGTTCGTCCCCAGCTCACCCACCACCACCCTGGCCTACATCGGCGCGCAGACCGAGCGGATCATCCTCTCCACCTCGACCACGCTGATCACCACCAACGATCCGGTGAAGATCGCCGAGGACTATGCGACCCTGCAGCACCTGACCGACGGCCGGGTGGACCTGATGATGGGCCGCGGGAACACCGCGCCGGTCTACCCCTGGTTCGGCCGCGACATCCGCGACGGGATCGAACTGGCGGTCGAGAACTACGCCCTGTTGCACCGGTTGTGGCGCGAGGAGGTCGTGAACTGGAGCGGCAAGCACCGCACCGCGCTGCAGGGTTTCACCGCCACCCCGCGCCCGCTGGACGGCGTACCGCCGTTCGTCTGGCACGGTTCGATCCGTAGCCCGGAGATCGCCGAACAGGCCGCCTATTACGGCGATGGCTTTTTCCACAACAACATTTTTTGGCCGATGAGTCACACCAAGCAGATGGTGAACCTCTACCGGCAACGCTGGGAGCACTACGGCCACGGACCGGCCCGGACGGCGATCGTCGGCCTGGGTGGACAGTTCTACATGGCGAAGAACTCCCAGGACGCGGTACGCGAGTTCCGGCCCTACTTCGACCAGGCCCCGGTCTACGGACACGGTCCCTCCCTGGAGGAGTTCAGCCGGCTGACCCCATTGACGGTCGGTAGTCCGCAGCAGGTGCTGGAACGCTATGCCGCCATGCGCGAGGACGTCGGCGACTACCAGCGCCAGCTGTTCCTGATCGACCACGCCGGCCTGCCGATCGACACCGTGATGCGACAGCTGGACCTGCTGGCAGAGATCCTGCCGGACCTGCGTGCCGCCTATGCCCAGGGGCGACCGGCGGACGTACCCGAGGCGCCGACCCACGATTCGTTGCTCGGGGCGAAGATCGTCGACCGGGTGGCAGCCGACCTGGCCTCGGCACGGACCGAGGAGGTGCAGTCGTGAAGCTCGCGGTGATCACCGCCGGGGTGGGCTCCCCCTCGGCCACCAAGCTGCTCGGTGACCGACTGGCCGAGGCCTTCGTCGTCGAGACCGGTGCCCAGGTCAGCCAGGTCGAACTGCGCCACCTGGCCCGGGATCTGGCCGGGCACCTGGTGACCCGGGTGCCGACGCCGGAACTGTCCGCGGCGATGGAAGCGGTCGCCGCGGCCGATGCCGTGATCGCGGTGACACCGATCTACAACGGCAGCTTCCACGGGTTGTTCAAGCTGTTCATCGACGCCCTCGATCAGGACACCCTGGCCGATGTACCGGTCCTGCTGGCGGCGACCGGCGGTACGGTGCGGCACTCGATGGCGATCCAGCAGACGCTGGTGCCGCTGTTCTTCCACCTGCGGGCACGGATCCTGCCGACCACCGTCTTCGCCGCCACCGGTGACTGGGGAGATGCCGGCTCCGAGCTGCCGGGCCGGATCGAGCGGGCAGCGCGGGAACTGGCCGATTTCGTCGACGGGGCGCCGCGGCGCAGCCGTACCGATGAATTCGCGGTGGTCCCGTTCGAGGAACTGCTGAACCGCTGAGCATGGCCGCCGGTACGCGCGTACCAGCGTCGCGGTCAGGAGCAGCGCAACTCGCCGTCGGGGGTGTCGCCGTCGGCGAAGTAGTCGACCACGGCATCGTCGACACAGGAGTCACCGCGGCCATAGGCGGTGTGGCCGGTGCCTTCGAGGGTGATCAGGTGGGCTCCCGGCTGCTGTGCCGCCAGGTCCTCGGTCCACTCATAGGGCGTGGCCGGATCGCCGGTGACACCGATCACCAGCATCGGCGGCGCCTCGGGATAGGTCTGGCGGATCGGGATCACTGCATCGACCGGCCAGGTCGGGCAGGCCAGGCTGGGTCCGAAGTAGGTGCCGAAGAGGTCCGAGCCGGACGCGGCGCTCTCGGCGTCGAGGCGGGCCTGTTCGATCCCGGTGTCACCGGCATCGAGGCAGTTGATGGCCAGGAAGGCGTTCGCCCCACCGGCGTAGTGACCGTTCGGGGCGCGGCCGTTGTAGCTGTCGGCCAGGCCCAGCAGGGCATCACCGCGACCGGCCATCGCCGCGGTCAGCGCATCGGCCAGCAGCGGCCACTGGTCGGAATCGGCGTACAGGGCAGCGATGATGCCGGTGACCGCCAGGGACTGGCTCAGGTCACGACCGCCGACCGCCAGCGGACGGCCGTCCAGGTCGTCCAGCAGACCGGTGATCCGGTCGATGATCCCGTCGGCCGAACCTTCCACCGAGCATTCCGGTGAACCGGAACACCACTCGGCGAACTCGCGCAGGGAGGCGTCGAAACCGGCCACCTGACCACTGCCCATTCCGGTGGTACGGAAACCGGTGTCGTCGCTGGGCAATGGGGCCACCGAATCCAGGGCGATCCTGCCCAGCCGATCGGGGAACAGTTCGAGGTAGGTCTGCCCGATGATCGTGCCGTAGGAGTAGCCGAAGTAGTTCAGCTTGTCGTCACCGACCAGTTCGCGCAGCAGGTCCAGGTCCTTGGCGGTGTCGACGGTGGAGACATGTTCCAGCAGTCGGCCCGAATCGGCCAGGCAGAGGTCGCCGAAGTTCCGCCAGCCCTCGACCAGGTCGTCGAACTCGGGCTCGTTGTCGGGTGACTCGTCGAGCGCCAGCAGGGCATCGCGATCGGCGTCGGTCCCGCAGCGCACCGGGGTCGAGTTGGCTGTTCCGCGCGGATCCCAGCCGACGATGTCGTAGGCCTCCAGGCCCTCGGAGCGGAAGGCCTCGACCAACGCCACTCCCGACTCACCGGGGCCGCCGGGGTTGATGAAGATCGTGCCCAGCTTCGGGGTCCGGGTCGCTGGGCGCTGCATCAGGGCCAGTGTGACGGCACTGTCGGCAGGTAGGTCCCAATCCAGGGGAGCGGCCACCTCGGCGCAGCGGAACTCACCGCAAGCACTCCAGTCGAGCTGCTGGCCACGGTAGGCGTCCAGATCGGCCAAACCGTCCCGCATCCCCGGCACCACGACATTCCCGGCATCGGACTCACCTCGATCAGGTGAGCGTTCGGCCGGGACGGGTTGTGCCGACGGTGCCGAACTGCCGGTCTCGGGTTCTGCGGTGCCGGCATCGCGTTCCAGTGATTCGCGCAGCAGGGTCGGGGCCCCGACAGCCACCACGGCGCCGAGGGAACCGGTGCCGAGGACAGCGATCGTCAACAGCACCGAGAGGGCTGCACTGCGGAGGCGGGGCACCCGGCCATGGTAGACGGCGAAGGCCAATCTGCACGCTTCCTGCGCGCCGCAGCGGCAGTCATCGGTGATCGGCGCCGAAGAGGTCGGCGGCCAGTGCCGGCGGGTAGGGCCCGTAGCCGTTCCTGGCCGCCGATCGCCGGCGTGCACCGGGCAGGGCGGTGATCACCTTCAGCAGCCGGCCGGGAATCAACGGCCGGTTGCGTTCCCGGGCGTCGGCGGCGCGCTGCTCGGTCCGTACCTGTGCCTGCTGGACCTGGACGATGGCCGGTTCCCGGGCGCTCTGGATGGCCGACATGACCTCGGCTCCGGGCCGCTCGGTACGGCGCAGCGCCGGGACCAGCAGGTTGGCCGCGACCACTGCGTCCTGCAGCGCCATCAGGATCCCGTTGCCACCCACCGGGGAGATTACATGTGCGGCATCACCGATCAGCAACAACCCCTCGCGGTGCCAGGTACGTACCCGCTTGAGCTCCACCGAGAGCAGCGTGATCTGGTCGAACCCGGTCAGCAGCTCGATCCGATCGCCGAGCCAGCCCAGGTGGGCCGCCAGGAACTGCTTGATCGGCGCCACACCGGCGCTGCGGGCGGCGGCGTACCCGCCCTTGGGTACGGTCACCCCGATCTGCCAGTCCTGCACACCACCGAGCAGTCCGGCATAGGCGTCGCGGCCGAAGTAGAGGTCGACATCGGCCTCGGCCGGATCGTCGGGCCGTCGTGGCATCCGGAACCACAGCAGATCGGTGGTGGCACCAAGATCATCGACCGGAAGCTCGGAAAGCGCACGCAGCTTGGAGAAACGGCCATCGGCGGCGATGACCAGATCGGCCCGCAACTCCCGGGGACCGTCGGCGTCCCGCCAGGCAACCCCGGCCACCCGATCTCCGTCGAAGATCAACTTCCTGACCCGGGCGCCGGTGATCACGGTGAACTCCGGCAGTGCGGCGGCCCGCCCGGCGAGGAAGTCGAGGAACCGTACCTGCGGCATCAGGGCAACGAACGGGAAGCGGGAGTCCAGTTTCGTGTAATCGGTGGTGATCACCGTGCCGGCCGGGGTGAACATGCGGAACCGGGTGGCCTTGAAATGGGGGAGTGCCAGCAGGTCCTCGGCCAGCCCGAGCCGATCCATCAGCTCCAGGGTCCACGGATGCAGCGAATCACCCCGGAAGTCCCGGTCGAAGTCCTGGTGCGACTCCAGCAAGGTGACCGCGATCCCGGCGCGGGCCAGCAGGTACGCCGCCAGCATCCCGCCCGGGCCGCCGCCGACCACGATGCAGCGCGGGGCTGTCGGTTCCTCGGGCTGCGGTTCATCGGGCTGCGGTTCATCGGGCCCCGGGTCATCCGTCACTCATCGACCCTAGCCCGCCGCTGCCCGAACTCATCGGGAGCTGTGGCGACCTCCACCCGCTCCGAGGTCACCATAACTTCCGACAATCTGTCAGGACCAGATGCCGGAGGTGCCGCGTCGGTGGCTGTCCAGCAGATGGGTGTCGACGATCCCGACCGCCTCCATCAGCGCGAACATGGTGGTCGGGCCGACGAAGCGGAAGCCTTTGCGCTTCAGCGCCTTCGACAGTGCCAGTGACTCCGCCGAACGGGTCGGTACGTCGGCGAGCTCCCGTGGCACCGGGGTGGTCCGGGGCCGGAAGCTCCAGATGAAGTCGGCCAGACCGCCCTCGTCCCGCAGGGCGAGCGTCGCCTGGGCATTGGCGATCGTGGCGTCGATCTTCGACCGGTTCCGGACGATCCCGGCATCGGCCCGCAACCGCTCCCGATCGGCCTGCCCGAATCCGGCCACGATCTCGGGGTCGAAGTCGGCGAAGGCGACCCGGAAGTTCTCCCGCTTCCGCAGGATGGTGGCCCAGGACAGACCGGACTGGAAGGCCTCCAGGCTGAGCCGCTCGAACAGCCCGCGTTCGTCGCGTACCGGCATCCCCCACTCGGTGTCGTAGTAGGTGCGCAGCAAGGGGTCGACCGCGGCCCAGGCCGGGCGACGCAGACCGTCCTCGCCCAGCACCGTCATCGGGTCACCACCCACCGCCGCCACCACCGCCGACGCCACCACCACCACTGAAGCCGGATCCACCACCCGAACCCGAGCTCGGCGCGGTCATCGCCGAGGTGGCGGCAGTGCTGAACCCGTCCAGGGATGCGGCGAACGAGGCCGCTCCGTCGGGATCGAAGATCCACGGGCTGGCTCCGACGTACCAGGCGGGGACCACCAGATCGACATCGTCGCGCTGGGCCAGCTCGGCGAACACCCGGGTCCAGCGGTCGGTGAGTCCCCAGATCATCGCGTACGGCAGGTACCGGGAGAAGATGTCCACACCCTCCTCGAACCGGATCTGGTCGGCCTCGGCGGTCCGCAGATAGGTACGGAAACCCGCGGCCTGGACGTTCAGCGCGGTACCGGTCGCCGACCGCCCGGGTACGCCGGAGGCCAGCACCGCCACCACCACCCCGAGTGCCAGCACCGCGACACCGACCAGGCCGATACCGAGGGTGAAACCGAGCGCGAGGAAC comes from the Naumannella halotolerans genome and includes:
- a CDS encoding FAD-dependent oxidoreductase; this encodes MTDDPGPDEPQPDEPQPEEPTAPRCIVVGGGPGGMLAAYLLARAGIAVTLLESHQDFDRDFRGDSLHPWTLELMDRLGLAEDLLALPHFKATRFRMFTPAGTVITTDYTKLDSRFPFVALMPQVRFLDFLAGRAAALPEFTVITGARVRKLIFDGDRVAGVAWRDADGPRELRADLVIAADGRFSKLRALSELPVDDLGATTDLLWFRMPRRPDDPAEADVDLYFGRDAYAGLLGGVQDWQIGVTVPKGGYAAARSAGVAPIKQFLAAHLGWLGDRIELLTGFDQITLLSVELKRVRTWHREGLLLIGDAAHVISPVGGNGILMALQDAVVAANLLVPALRRTERPGAEVMSAIQSAREPAIVQVQQAQVRTEQRAADARERNRPLIPGRLLKVITALPGARRRSAARNGYGPYPPALAADLFGADHR
- a CDS encoding DNA-3-methyladenine glycosylase I, with product MDPASVVVVASAVVAAVGGDPMTVLGEDGLRRPAWAAVDPLLRTYYDTEWGMPVRDERGLFERLSLEAFQSGLSWATILRKRENFRVAFADFDPEIVAGFGQADRERLRADAGIVRNRSKIDATIANAQATLALRDEGGLADFIWSFRPRTTPVPRELADVPTRSAESLALSKALKRKGFRFVGPTTMFALMEAVGIVDTHLLDSHRRGTSGIWS